A genome region from Leptospira stimsonii includes the following:
- a CDS encoding TolC family protein: MRINLETATQIALTNYYMLLSIKNKNAAVKELIAERWRDLLPTLGLNVTRQKYIIQDSNDYIYNAILLNVDQIIYDGGKKKLDLDIAKLEETLTREDFKITSSKVKLEVQKNFINTLVALAKVALNKKSVERAKEQLRLAKLESKLGFTTQIQVLSVASRLQEIEFSLVKSINEYLKAKNDLKLAMSLDYISDIEVEGNLLTDFYIQNPNFKKDTLIQNAQNERSEILKIKINNKKLAKEKELAENAWIPQVSVGGSFGRTGVNYPLQNDTWNVNFKVTFPLGGSTNTTTENLGMRYNNQASTGFAGTVNPNFNAATSNNLQVLDSMSYSRKVMESKIRLGDSLAEKKRLEQSIAIEVEKAGDSVFESYDLIKIGSGMVYFRYESMRLMSTKLQVGDAKRADILFAETELVGAQEKLVDAIGKYCTSVYELEWVSGMRPDSLSLFQFKPSKGNTILPLILENRPIPKAKIDPNFKSKDLEEYFNQSDIESELDSNTLDEFDPARKK, encoded by the coding sequence ATGCGAATCAATTTGGAAACTGCGACTCAAATCGCGCTGACGAATTATTATATGTTATTATCAATAAAAAATAAAAATGCGGCGGTTAAAGAATTAATAGCAGAACGATGGAGAGATCTCCTTCCGACGTTGGGATTGAACGTCACAAGACAGAAGTATATTATACAAGATTCGAACGATTATATTTACAATGCAATCCTTCTTAACGTAGATCAAATCATCTACGACGGCGGAAAAAAGAAATTAGATTTGGACATTGCTAAATTGGAAGAAACCCTAACTCGAGAAGATTTCAAAATCACTTCCTCAAAGGTAAAACTGGAAGTGCAGAAAAATTTCATTAATACCTTAGTTGCATTAGCGAAAGTCGCATTAAACAAGAAATCTGTTGAAAGGGCAAAAGAACAACTTCGATTGGCAAAATTAGAATCAAAATTGGGGTTCACGACGCAAATTCAAGTATTAAGCGTTGCCTCCCGTTTGCAGGAAATCGAATTCTCACTGGTGAAATCGATTAACGAATATCTCAAAGCCAAGAATGACTTAAAGTTAGCAATGAGTTTGGATTACATTTCAGACATTGAAGTCGAAGGAAATCTGCTCACTGATTTTTATATTCAGAATCCTAATTTTAAAAAAGATACGCTAATCCAAAACGCCCAGAACGAAAGATCCGAAATTCTTAAAATTAAGATTAATAATAAAAAATTGGCAAAAGAAAAAGAGCTAGCGGAGAACGCGTGGATTCCGCAAGTATCGGTCGGCGGTTCATTCGGTAGAACGGGCGTTAACTACCCATTACAAAATGATACATGGAACGTAAATTTTAAGGTAACCTTCCCTTTAGGCGGATCTACAAATACTACCACTGAAAACTTAGGAATGCGTTACAATAACCAAGCAAGTACGGGTTTTGCGGGAACGGTAAATCCAAACTTTAACGCGGCCACCTCGAATAATCTCCAAGTTTTGGATAGCATGAGTTATTCGAGAAAAGTTATGGAAAGTAAAATTCGATTGGGTGATTCGTTAGCAGAAAAAAAAAGATTAGAGCAATCAATCGCAATAGAGGTTGAAAAAGCGGGAGATTCCGTTTTCGAATCGTATGACTTAATTAAAATCGGGAGCGGTATGGTTTACTTTCGTTACGAAAGTATGAGACTGATGTCCACGAAATTGCAGGTGGGCGATGCAAAAAGGGCGGACATCCTTTTTGCTGAAACCGAATTGGTCGGTGCACAGGAGAAATTAGTCGATGCAATCGGGAAATATTGCACCTCCGTATATGAGTTGGAGTGGGTTTCCGGAATGCGACCCGATTCTTTAAGCCTTTTTCAATTTAAACCTAGTAAAGGAAATACGATCCTCCCCTTAATTTTAGAAAATCGCCCAATTCCTAAGGCAAAAATAGATCCAAACTTTAAAAGTAAGGATCTCGAAGAATATTTTAATCAAAGTGATATTGAATCAGAATTAGACTCAAATACGTTAGATGAATTTGATCCAGCAAGGAAAAAATAA
- a CDS encoding Ig-like domain-containing protein produces MYAKETISLYRTIPIILYLFVLVSCSKFENKFKNWIPLDNNPAAPKVIYSIPAPGQTGVQKDQKIIITFNKPIDQQSCIGAFAMQPGLTGLFEINGNILTFTPSQRWQGGITYLANLSNRCEDQEGRDLEKPYSINFSVSTDVNPPDVISIKGKKNSTGCLTTSPLMDIVNFPNNFYSNTDICVNSPIVVTFTKPMERGSVESNFLTIPQLVGSYVWSNNNTVLTYTPRDSFTTGLTYVVTISKTAQDTSENPLSHNVTASFTVGTEIVKPIILLQDGFVENATGCSPGTLASLLFPGGLMNATGFCTGIVPGFQSSPIFIDFSESMNLSTTDSGISISPSINGVKSWVASPNASCGTTGPCGTTSRLVFTPVTPWQHSVTYTVTVSGNATDVAGNLLGQNYSFSFTVGQDFQVPRIVLQDAFTNVGAGCTPGSLASVLDPLNGIRDKTGACSGASAPSLNTPIFIHFSESMIKSSVENSMNISPNILGTKTWITSGNALCGTTGTCGNTSLLVFTPNQDWQNTTYTVSIPGSAMDLDGNTIGSSYSFSFTFGIDLLPPKMDFATGPLLGDLAPACGFLGLTQIPNLTTNVCHLASGSRFRLRFNEAMDQTSTTNAFSLSPSVTGIISWPNPFELLFTPSQDLNLFAQYKLTISTAAKDLAGNSLVSDFISFFTTGTGGPVNNTPPSILNVLSDVSTGPGGCDAGMDDSLSASFVTNVCNDNVGTGQGASFEIIFSKNMDQNLTSQAFSITPSLSGMISWVSPTTMRFIATQSLNPNTQYVISIGQNAADTSGIKIQNNFVLYFLSSPVGGFPAINSIDVFAGTLANCQAGAGVSNNILAATVNNGCTGNPAVNPIVLTFSEPMNSATLRNGFSISPTVTGQFTFPTANQMVFTPDLAFQYGKRFNISLPTSITNTSGKGLRNQVNATFVVGALDTTQPSVTGIDFEVDGDGDNCGTPTNDLLNLQNGTFTQNVCVGSPIIIHFSETMDPNSTQNAFSTSPSGNFSISFVGNDMILTPVLPLNSKQNFNLTISTSAKDLAGNNLQSSFSLTFKTENNSPQVLAIGLQNQANCSSFALTSGCWWQNSNPILQASTYSFAPGLQACPADSPSDNLVIVFNQPMNTITTINAVSISAVSQLPSSSSSVFRGNWTWTDSDRVLTISMTDKSPGCGFDMLFNTGISGSNFPLYLIQIDQSATNPAGTTLSSPFSFFFESN; encoded by the coding sequence ATGTACGCAAAAGAAACCATTTCTTTATATAGAACTATACCCATAATCCTCTATTTATTTGTGTTAGTATCCTGCAGTAAATTTGAAAACAAATTCAAAAACTGGATTCCTCTCGACAATAATCCTGCTGCTCCAAAGGTAATTTACTCGATCCCTGCTCCCGGACAAACAGGCGTACAAAAGGATCAAAAAATTATAATTACGTTCAATAAACCGATTGATCAACAAAGTTGCATCGGGGCATTTGCAATGCAACCGGGGTTGACCGGGCTATTTGAGATTAATGGAAATATTCTTACTTTTACGCCTTCTCAAAGATGGCAAGGCGGTATAACTTATCTCGCCAATCTTTCCAATCGTTGCGAAGATCAGGAAGGAAGGGACTTAGAGAAACCATATAGTATTAATTTTTCAGTCAGTACGGATGTAAATCCTCCGGATGTAATTTCAATCAAAGGAAAAAAGAATAGCACAGGATGTTTAACAACGAGTCCGCTCATGGATATCGTCAACTTCCCTAACAATTTTTATAGTAACACCGATATCTGCGTAAATAGTCCAATCGTTGTCACCTTCACAAAACCGATGGAACGAGGATCGGTTGAATCCAACTTTCTAACGATTCCCCAATTGGTAGGTTCTTACGTCTGGAGCAATAATAATACGGTTCTAACCTACACCCCGAGAGATTCGTTTACAACAGGATTAACCTATGTTGTTACAATTTCAAAAACCGCACAAGATACTTCTGAAAACCCATTAAGTCATAACGTTACTGCTAGCTTTACGGTAGGCACTGAAATTGTAAAACCGATCATTCTATTGCAAGATGGGTTTGTAGAAAATGCAACAGGTTGTTCTCCGGGAACATTGGCATCGCTTCTCTTTCCGGGAGGATTAATGAATGCCACCGGTTTTTGCACGGGTATCGTACCTGGTTTCCAAAGTTCTCCCATATTTATCGATTTTTCGGAAAGTATGAATTTATCGACTACGGATTCAGGCATCTCGATTTCACCGAGTATCAATGGAGTCAAAAGTTGGGTTGCCAGTCCGAATGCTTCTTGCGGGACCACCGGTCCTTGTGGAACTACAAGTCGTTTGGTATTTACTCCTGTTACCCCTTGGCAACATTCCGTGACATATACGGTTACCGTTTCTGGGAACGCAACGGATGTGGCCGGTAATTTATTGGGCCAAAATTATTCGTTTTCTTTTACCGTCGGACAAGATTTCCAAGTTCCTAGAATTGTTTTACAAGATGCTTTCACAAATGTTGGGGCAGGTTGTACTCCAGGTTCTTTGGCCTCCGTTCTAGATCCGCTCAATGGTATCCGGGACAAAACCGGAGCCTGTTCCGGCGCGTCCGCTCCTTCTCTAAATACGCCAATATTTATCCATTTTAGCGAATCTATGATCAAGTCTTCCGTTGAAAATTCAATGAATATCTCACCGAATATCCTAGGTACAAAAACCTGGATTACGAGCGGAAATGCACTCTGTGGAACGACGGGGACGTGCGGAAATACAAGCTTACTCGTTTTCACTCCGAATCAAGACTGGCAAAATACGACTTATACGGTTAGCATTCCCGGTTCCGCTATGGATTTGGACGGAAATACAATCGGTTCTTCTTATTCTTTTTCTTTTACATTCGGTATAGATTTACTTCCGCCTAAAATGGATTTTGCGACTGGACCGTTACTCGGTGATTTAGCGCCTGCTTGTGGATTTTTAGGTCTTACCCAAATTCCAAATCTAACGACTAACGTCTGCCATCTTGCTTCCGGATCGAGATTCAGACTACGTTTTAATGAGGCAATGGACCAAACTTCTACGACAAACGCTTTTTCATTGTCTCCTTCCGTTACTGGGATCATTTCTTGGCCAAATCCTTTTGAGTTACTCTTTACGCCTTCTCAAGATTTAAATCTATTCGCTCAGTATAAATTAACAATCTCGACTGCAGCGAAGGATTTAGCAGGGAATAGTTTAGTATCAGACTTCATCAGTTTCTTTACTACCGGAACAGGAGGACCTGTGAACAACACTCCTCCGAGCATTCTAAACGTCCTGTCGGATGTTTCAACGGGCCCCGGAGGTTGCGATGCTGGAATGGACGACTCCTTATCCGCTTCCTTTGTAACAAATGTCTGTAACGATAATGTTGGAACAGGACAAGGCGCTTCGTTCGAAATTATCTTTAGTAAGAATATGGATCAAAATCTTACATCGCAAGCATTCTCAATTACTCCAAGCCTATCGGGGATGATTTCATGGGTTTCCCCGACAACCATGAGGTTTATCGCGACTCAATCGCTAAACCCAAACACCCAGTATGTCATAAGTATAGGTCAAAATGCGGCGGATACGAGTGGAATCAAAATACAGAACAACTTCGTATTATACTTTCTTTCTTCTCCTGTTGGAGGATTTCCTGCTATAAATTCTATCGATGTTTTTGCGGGCACGTTAGCGAATTGCCAAGCAGGGGCGGGAGTTTCAAATAACATATTAGCGGCAACGGTAAATAACGGGTGCACTGGTAACCCAGCGGTAAATCCGATCGTTTTAACCTTTTCCGAACCTATGAATTCTGCGACTCTTCGAAACGGTTTTTCCATTTCTCCAACGGTTACTGGACAGTTTACGTTCCCTACCGCAAATCAAATGGTTTTCACACCGGATCTAGCATTTCAATACGGTAAGAGATTTAATATTTCTTTACCAACTTCGATAACAAATACTTCAGGAAAGGGATTACGAAATCAAGTCAACGCAACTTTTGTCGTAGGTGCTCTTGATACGACCCAACCAAGCGTAACAGGTATCGATTTCGAAGTCGACGGGGATGGGGACAACTGCGGAACGCCTACGAACGATTTGTTAAATTTACAGAACGGAACTTTCACTCAGAACGTTTGCGTCGGTTCCCCTATTATTATTCACTTTAGTGAAACTATGGATCCGAACTCCACTCAAAACGCCTTTTCAACTTCGCCTTCCGGCAATTTTTCAATTTCTTTTGTTGGAAACGATATGATCCTCACTCCTGTTCTACCTTTGAATAGTAAACAGAATTTTAATCTGACCATATCAACATCTGCAAAAGATCTTGCGGGTAATAATCTACAAAGTTCATTCTCTTTAACTTTCAAAACGGAAAATAATTCTCCGCAAGTCCTTGCAATCGGACTTCAAAACCAAGCTAACTGCTCAAGTTTCGCTTTAACAAGCGGGTGTTGGTGGCAAAATAGCAATCCGATTCTTCAAGCTTCAACTTACAGCTTTGCCCCGGGACTCCAAGCCTGTCCGGCAGATAGCCCGTCTGATAACCTTGTGATCGTTTTTAATCAACCGATGAATACGATTACAACAATCAATGCCGTTAGTATTTCGGCAGTCTCGCAATTACCAAGTTCGTCATCGTCGGTCTTTCGAGGTAACTGGACGTGGACGGACAGCGATAGAGTGCTTACGATTTCAATGACCGACAAAAGTCCAGGTTGCGGCTTCGATATGCTATTTAATACAGGGATTTCAGGTTCAAATTTTCCATTGTATTTAATTCAAATAGATCAATCCGCAACGAATCCGGCGGGAACTACATTGTCTTCCCCATTTAGTTTTTTCTTCGAAAGTAATTAA
- a CDS encoding lipoprotein yields MLDKSNTSRILNYQKIQLRKRLNLLIRLFILSFILWSCVSCGIMKLFRSSGSYHVAVMKSEGKPSVAVGKIASRDARFSPYLIDNFKDMFQLQLIDKGYILKEIPVEKKRKLPISAPPQPISENPTEKSPVSKDIQKPQAEESSSNLRELLPESLRNVLEKGAVVGFSDPEKNQIDDDFLSSEDIRIISEKHKVQYYVQGAVGNNDSGTLLEEDSNSLVFLKIYDSSGILKGGIAYTVNGRTLAEANLLKDVCQKISGKLSEVIKNK; encoded by the coding sequence ATGTTAGATAAATCTAATACATCCCGCATTCTAAATTATCAAAAAATTCAATTACGTAAAAGGTTGAATTTACTTATTCGATTATTCATCCTTTCATTTATCCTCTGGAGTTGCGTTTCTTGCGGAATCATGAAACTTTTTAGATCCTCCGGAAGTTATCACGTCGCCGTGATGAAATCCGAAGGCAAGCCATCGGTCGCTGTGGGTAAAATCGCGAGCCGAGATGCCAGATTCTCACCTTATCTTATCGATAACTTTAAAGATATGTTTCAATTACAATTAATCGATAAAGGATACATTTTAAAGGAAATTCCGGTTGAGAAAAAGCGCAAACTTCCTATATCCGCTCCTCCGCAACCAATATCGGAAAATCCAACAGAGAAGAGTCCGGTAAGTAAAGATATTCAAAAACCACAAGCCGAAGAGAGTTCATCGAATCTGAGAGAACTGCTTCCTGAAAGTCTCAGGAACGTATTGGAAAAGGGGGCTGTCGTAGGTTTTTCGGATCCCGAAAAAAATCAAATTGACGATGATTTTCTTTCTAGTGAGGACATACGAATCATATCAGAAAAGCATAAAGTCCAATACTATGTTCAAGGGGCAGTTGGAAATAATGATTCAGGAACGCTCTTAGAAGAGGATTCCAATTCATTGGTTTTCCTAAAGATATATGATTCGTCCGGAATACTCAAAGGGGGAATCGCATATACCGTCAATGGAAGAACTCTTGCGGAGGCGAATCTACTGAAGGACGTATGCCAAAAGATTTCAGGAAAGTTGTCTGAAGTTATCAAAAATAAATAA